The DNA window CGGGTGGTATCAAGAATCAGTTTACGACTGGTCTCCGGATCATCCACCGGCACCACACCGGCCTCGGCCAGCAACGGCAGTGCATCCTTGAAAATGCGCCCCTTGGATATCGCGATGGTAATCCGATTAATCACGCTCACGCTTCCCTCAATCCGGCACGCGTCGAATCCGCGCACCGAGCTGCTGCAATTTTTCTTCGATGCACTCGTAGCCACGATCGATGTGGTAAATACGACTGACCGTGGTCTCACCGTCGGCCACCAACCCCGCCAGCACCAGGCTCGCCGAGGCACGCAAATCGGTGGCCATTACCGGCGCGCCGGTCAACTTCTGCACGCCAGTCACAATCGCCATGTTACCTTCAACATGAATTTTGGCGCCCATGCGCGCCAGCTCTTGCGCATGCATGAAGCGATTTTCGAACACGGTTTCGGAAATCGCGCCGGTACCTTCGGCGATTGAATTAAGCGCGGTAAATTGCGCCTGCATATCGGTCGGGAACGCAGGATACGGCGCGGTATGAATATCCACCGCTCGCGGCCGCTTGCCTTTCATATCCAGCTCGATCCAGTCTTTGCCGCAGGTAATTTCAGCCCCAGCCTCGCGTAACTTGGCAATTACCGAATCCAGCAAATTGGGATCGGTTTCGCGCAGCTTGACCCGGCCACCCGTGATCGCGGCGCCGACCAGGTAAGTTCCGGTCTCGATACGATCCGGCATGATGCGATAATCGGTGCCGTGCAACCCTGTAACGCCTTCAATTACGATCCGGTCAGTGCCGTGACCGGTAATCTTTGCGCCCATCGTATTCAGGCAATTGGCCAGATCGACCACTTCCGGCTCGCGAGCCGCGTTTTCGATCACCGTGGTGCCCTCGGCCAGCGTCGCCGCCATCAACAAATTCTCGGTGCCGGTCACAGTCACCACATCCATGAACAGGTGCGCACCCTTCAGGCGCTTGGCTCTGGCATGGATAAAACCATTACTGACCTCCACCTCCGCCCCCATCGCCCGCAGGCCTTGAATATGCAGGTTTACCGGCCGCGAACCGATGGCGCAGCCGCCGGGCAATGACACTTCAGCTTGGCCAAAACGCGCGACCAGCGGCCCCAATACCAGGATCGAGGCGCGCATGGTCTTTACCAGCTCATACGGTGCGCAGAAATCATTGATGGTCGAGGAATCGACCTCGACATTGAGCTTTTCATCGACCGTCAGCCGTACCCCCATCCGCCCCAGCAACTCCATGGTGGTGGTAATATCCTGCAAATGCGGCACATTACGCAGGGTGATCGGGGTCTCGGCCAGCAGGGTCGCCGCCATCAGCGGCAAAGCGGCGTTTTTGGCCCCGGAAATACGGATCTCGCCGTTTAAGGGCACGCCACCGGAAATTAGTAATTTGTCCATTTAAATCAAGAAACTCTCATCAAGGCATGGCCGGGCCAAAAGGCGCGGGGGAACGGCATAGGATACCGGTTGTTGGGGCAATTTTGAACAGCGGGGAGTGGAATTTGAGGGAAGTGGTCAGCTTTGCGGTACTTTCAAAGTTACCTTGCATCCCATCAAAAAAACCAATCTT is part of the Gammaproteobacteria bacterium genome and encodes:
- the murA gene encoding UDP-N-acetylglucosamine 1-carboxyvinyltransferase, whose product is MDKLLISGGVPLNGEIRISGAKNAALPLMAATLLAETPITLRNVPHLQDITTTMELLGRMGVRLTVDEKLNVEVDSSTINDFCAPYELVKTMRASILVLGPLVARFGQAEVSLPGGCAIGSRPVNLHIQGLRAMGAEVEVSNGFIHARAKRLKGAHLFMDVVTVTGTENLLMAATLAEGTTVIENAAREPEVVDLANCLNTMGAKITGHGTDRIVIEGVTGLHGTDYRIMPDRIETGTYLVGAAITGGRVKLRETDPNLLDSVIAKLREAGAEITCGKDWIELDMKGKRPRAVDIHTAPYPAFPTDMQAQFTALNSIAEGTGAISETVFENRFMHAQELARMGAKIHVEGNMAIVTGVQKLTGAPVMATDLRASASLVLAGLVADGETTVSRIYHIDRGYECIEEKLQQLGARIRRVPD